The Candidatus Methylomirabilota bacterium nucleotide sequence GTCGCGAAGCCGCTGAGGCGGACCGGGCGCGTGTGAGGGACCTCCGCCAGGAGCGCGCCGAGCGTCAGGACGAGCCCGACCTCGAGCTCGCGCGCCAGGTCGAGGACCGTCTGGCAGTACGTCTTCCAGCGCAGGTGAGGCTCGATGCCGACCCCGACGAGGAGGTCCCGGGCGAGCGCCTCCCGCGCACAGAGGGAGAACTCCGTCTCGGGCCACAGGATCTCCCGCTCGGTGCTGCCCGCTTTGAACCGGACCTGGGGCCGCGTGAGCCCGAAGTGGTAGAACTCCTCGGGATCGAGGCTTGCGAGCGGCTGCCCATCCCAGGCCTGCCGGAGGAACCGGGCAGCGTTGGTCGCCGCCTCGGCCGCGTCGTTCCAGCCGGCGAACGCCATCAGGAGGATCGGGCGCCGCAGCCGCCGCGGTCGGTCGTGGTAGCTGAGATATCCCATCATTCTATGGTAACACGACCCCGCCGACCCGCCCCCAGAGCCCGGCCCGTCACATACCTGCGCGGGGTGTGGTTCGCGCGCTCACCCTTGACCACCCGGCCACTGAATGTTCCGCTTCGAGCGGCGGCTTTTGCCGCCGCAACGGTTCTCGGAGGGGGTGTTCCGACACCCCCTCCGACTAAGCTCAGCCGGTCTGGACGGGGTTCCGGGGATCCTGCTCCCACTCGTACCACGAGCCGGCGAAGTTGCGGGCCCGGGGGTAGCCGAGGAGCTTGGCGCCGAAGAGCCCGATCGACGCCGAGACTCCCGCGTTGCAGTACGTGATGACGTCTCGGTCCGGCGTGATTCCCGCTTCCTCGAAGAGCGCGCGGAGCTCGGGCTCCCGGCGCCAGACCTTGTGCTCTCCCTCCATGAGCCGCCCCACTGACAGGTTCACCGAGCCCGGGATCCGGCCGACCGCCCGATCGCCGCGGCCGATCTCACCCCGGTACTCGACGGGACTCCGGCAGTCGACGACCACGGTGGCGGGATCCTCGAGGCGCGCGCGCACTTCGTCCGCGGCCGCGCGCCACTCGGGCCGGACCCGCGCGGTGAAGCGGGCCGGCGGATGCCGTGGCACCGCCGCCGTGACCGGGCGGCCCTCGGCGACCCACTTGGTCCACCCGCCGTCGAGCACGCGAACGGCCGGGTGGCCGTAGTAGTTGAGCGCCCACCAGAGCCGGGGGGCGATGTGGCCGTTGTCGTCGTAGGCGATGACCGTGTGTTCGTCGCCGACGCCGAGGCGGCCCATGAGGGCGGCGAACTGGTCGGCCTGGGCCACCGTCATCTTGACCGGCGCCGAGACATCCACGATGTCCTGAAGCCAATCCACGAAGACGGCGCCGGGAATGTGCGCCGCCTCATACGCCTCGCGGCTGGCGGCGTACCAGGGCCGGGGCGCCGTGGGCGGCTTGATGGTGCCGCGGATGTCCACGATCCGGACGGCCGGATCG carries:
- a CDS encoding PAC2 family protein gives rise to the protein MMGYLSYHDRPRRLRRPILLMAFAGWNDAAEAATNAARFLRQAWDGQPLASLDPEEFYHFGLTRPQVRFKAGSTEREILWPETEFSLCAREALARDLLVGVGIEPHLRWKTYCQTVLDLARELEVGLVLTLGALLAEVPHTRPVRLSGFATDPELATLLGVRPTRYEGPTGIVGVLSSSARAAGFATASLWANVPHYISAVENPRATLALLQRVNRLFDGPLEVQELEEAATQFDAQLAEVLAQNRKVANYVKKLEAKDQEELPEEQPAGELPSAQDLVAEIERFLRQQPPGPIRE
- a CDS encoding sulfurtransferase, which gives rise to MLDPLPDQGYNPPMGAVRDSLLAETDWLAAHVDDPAVRIVDIRGTIKPPTAPRPWYAASREAYEAAHIPGAVFVDWLQDIVDVSAPVKMTVAQADQFAALMGRLGVGDEHTVIAYDDNGHIAPRLWWALNYYGHPAVRVLDGGWTKWVAEGRPVTAAVPRHPPARFTARVRPEWRAAADEVRARLEDPATVVVDCRSPVEYRGEIGRGDRAVGRIPGSVNLSVGRLMEGEHKVWRREPELRALFEEAGITPDRDVITYCNAGVSASIGLFGAKLLGYPRARNFAGSWYEWEQDPRNPVQTG